From the Babylonia areolata isolate BAREFJ2019XMU chromosome 15, ASM4173473v1, whole genome shotgun sequence genome, one window contains:
- the LOC143290204 gene encoding uncharacterized protein LOC143290204, with product MSSYCRYLLTLAVVIATMKLLLADDVDFSDDVSYPLRDDDDSFGDLFLKRGFGNKRGFGDKRGFGDKRGFADKRGFADKRGFGDKRGFGDKRGRSYSPANVIAALFRSYYHGQPLAGDIALKRLLEKQGFWQ from the coding sequence ATGTCGTCCTACTGTCGCTACCTCCTCACCCTCGCCGTCGTCATAGCAACCATGAAGCTCCTTCTGGCCGATGACGTGGATTTCAGCGATGACGTCAGCTACCCTCTGCGCGATGATGACGACAGTTTCGGCGATCTCTTCCTCAAGAGAGGCTTCGGGAATAAGAGAGGTTTCGGCGACAAGAGGGGATTCGGCGACAAGCGAGGCTTCGCCGACAAGCGAGGGTTCGCCGATAAGCGAGGGTTCGGAGACAAGCGAGGGTTCGGGGACAAGAGAGGCCGGAGTTACTCCCCCGCTAACGTGATTGCGGCCCTTTTCCGCAGCTACTACCACGGGCAGCCCTTGGCGGGGGACATCGCTCTCAAACGTCTGCTGGAGAAGCAGGGGTTCTGGCAGTGA